One Vigna unguiculata cultivar IT97K-499-35 chromosome 7, ASM411807v1, whole genome shotgun sequence genomic region harbors:
- the LOC114191275 gene encoding uncharacterized protein LOC114191275, which yields MFAKTLKPFAEKRSQRGVVSSAPTKKLLRLPHVFSKILELPCPSDDDVFVEETPQSFRFVASCNAGGVRALAIEILPGITKIVIKRMDGTDVAVAGQRQYGSLGVGLWRFRLPPWTQPEMVTAVCSGGKLMVTVPKNKNRGN from the coding sequence ATGTTCGCCAAGACGCTGAAACCCTTCGCAGAAAAACGTTCCCAGCGCGGCGTCGTTTCGTCCGCGCCGACCAAGAAGCTATTGAGACTTCCCCATGTCTTCTCCAAAATACTAGAGCTTCCTTGCCCCTCCGACGACGACGTTTTCGTCGAGGAAACGCCGCAGTCTTTTCGCTTCGTCGCGTCCTGCAACGCCGGTGGCGTGCGAGCGCTGGCCATCGAGATTCTCCCCGGGATAACCAAAATCGTGATCAAGAGGATGGACGGCACTGATGTGGCGGTGGCGGGTCAGCGCCAGTACGGTTCTCTAGGCGTTGGTCTCTGGCGGTTCCGGCTTCCGCCTTGGACCCAGCCGGAGATGGTGACCGCCGTGTGCAGCGGCGGAAAACTGATGGTGACCGTGCCCAAGAACAAAAACAGAGGAAACTGA
- the LOC114191111 gene encoding uncharacterized protein LOC114191111, with translation METLFVVEQHKNQYYNRSKSQGHARFGGSPSRGFRDINCRTFESGRTGILPTPLKSHGSPKSPPNSDNKTFGKVKVTPKSTPIPINGIACRKESEDVPGGGADLLLSELWAGPTYSNSPPPSSLPIPKFSVKPKRTVSLNLPGSSPEIEMRPVAKSAPSSPGREHLDLPFTRDLFVNADSATKTLCRILNLNINDY, from the coding sequence ATGGAGACCCTTTTTGTTGTTGAGCAGCATAAGAACCAATACTACAACAGGTCGAAGTCGCAGGGTCATGCTCGATTTGGGGGTTCACCTTCCAGGGGCTTTAGGGATATCAATTGCAGGACTTTTGAGTCTGGGAGGACAGGTATATTGCCTACTCCTTTGAAATCTCATGGTTCCCCTAAATCACCACCTAACTCTGACAACAAAACGTTTGGGAAAGTAAAAGTTACTCCCAAGAGCACCCCAATTCCCATCAATGGTATAGCTTGTAGGAAAGAGAGCGAAGATGTCCCTGGTGGTGGTGCTGATCTTTTGCTTTCCGAGTTATGGGCTGGTCCTACCTACTCAAATTCCCCACCTCCTAGTTCCTTACCAATTCCCAAGTTTTCTGTCAAACCAAAGAGGACTGTGTCTCTTAATCTTCCTGGTTCCTCCCCTGAGATTGAAATGCGCCCGGTGGCTAAATCTGCACCCTCTTCTCCTGGCAGGGAGCATTTGGATTTGCCTTTTACTAGGGATCTCTTTGTTAATGCTGATTCTGCTACGAAGACCCTGTGTCGGATTCTTAATCTTAACATCAATGACTACTGA